The DNA window GCTAGCTGTTGGTATGAAGTGAGGCAGCTCAGCTTCGCTTCGAACTCGCGTTCTTCGAGGGAGTAGGTGGGTTCTTTGCTACGAAGCGGTGGTCCTCGACCAACTTCAAGAGGTCGAAGGACGAGAGCACGCCGACGACGGTCTGCTCATGGGTCACGAGCACCCGGTGGATGTGATGGTTCCGCATGACTCGGGCCGCAGTGCTCACGTCGTCGTATTTCGGCACCGTGTACACCTTCGTGGTCATGATCCTGCTGATGGGCGAGTTTGTCTTCAGCTCCGCCGCGAGATCCGTGGCGGAGATGATCCCAGCGGGCCGTCCCTCCGTGTCGACCACGGGAAGCGCGCTGATCTGGTTACGCTCCAGGATGCCACGAACGTGTCCGACGGTTGCGTGGGGTTGAGTCGAGACGACCGTGCTGGTCATCAATTCGTGGACTTTCGTGTTCATTTCATCTCCTGCTGCTCAAGGGAAGGGCTGGAAGCCGGCGGGCTCGGGTCCCCGGCCGCCTGCACGTGCTCTGCGGCCTCGCGCAGCCGCGCGAACTCCTCGCCAACCGCCAGGACGAAGTCGTTCAGATCGGGGAGCGCTTCCCAATCCGACTGGAAGCCCCAGCACAACCGGCCGTCGTAGCTGAACAACGCAATTCCGAGGCCCTGGTTCGTGAACAACGGCACAACGGGATAGATCTCGGTCATGCGTGATTCC is part of the bacterium genome and encodes:
- a CDS encoding CBS domain-containing protein, yielding MNTKVHELMTSTVVSTQPHATVGHVRGILERNQISALPVVDTEGRPAGIISATDLAAELKTNSPISRIMTTKVYTVPKYDDVSTAARVMRNHHIHRVLVTHEQTVVGVLSSFDLLKLVEDHRFVAKNPPTPSKNASSKRS